A genomic region of Catharus ustulatus isolate bCatUst1 chromosome 32, bCatUst1.pri.v2, whole genome shotgun sequence contains the following coding sequences:
- the RELA gene encoding transcription factor p65, protein MEDVTPPDLLPFLLEWGAQEAGGAAPFVEILEQPKQRGMRFRYKCEGRSAGSIPGEHSSETTKTHPTIRVNNYRGPGRVRVSLVTKDPPHRPHPHELVGKDCKDGFYEAELCPERNIHSFQNLGIQCVKKRELEAAVAERIRTNNNPFNVPPEQRGGEYDLAAVRLCFQVWVRGPGGLRPLPPVLSQPIYDNRAPSTAELRICRVNRNSGSCRGGDEIFLLCDKVQKEDIEVRFWAEGWEAKGSFAQADVHRQVAIVFRTPPFRDPALRAPVTVRMELQRPSDRQRSAPVDFRYLPHQGDLQCIEEKRKRTRETFRSFVQRSPLPAPASSEARPPRRIAVPSRPPPAPQNPPSVAPSFSFGGPGGLLGAPPEPEPLAEALLQLQFEEGSPQLGGGGGSGPPLDLGAFLGDPPIPPLDTITPSEVQRLLGPPEPPPSFGDPSPDFGGPGSDLGAPPPDFGGPPMLMSYPEAIARLVQSQSQSQPPPPEMGLGAELGAPPELGGLGGGPEDSLPSLGDLDFSAFLSQFPSS, encoded by the exons aTGGAGGACG tgacccccccgGATCTTCTGCCCTTCCTGCTGGagtggggagctcagg aggcggggggggcggcgccgTTCGTGGAGATCCTGGAGCAGCCCAAGCAGCGCGGGATGAGGTTCCGGTACAAGTGCGAGGGGCGCTCGGCCGGGAGCATCCCCGGGGAGCACAGCAGCGAGACCACCAAGACCCACCCCACCATCCGT GTGAACAATTACCGGGGCCCGGGCCGCGTGCGGGTGTCGCTGGTGACCAAGGACCCCCCCCACCGCCCCCACCCCCACGAGCTGGTGGGCAAGGACTGCAAGGACGGCTTCTACGAGGCCGAGCTGTGCCCCGAGCGCAACATCCACAG TTTCCAGAATTTGGGGATTCAGTGCGTGAAGAAACGGGAGCTGGAGGCGGCCGTGGCCGAGCGGATCCGCACCAATAACAACCCCTTCAAcg tgccgcCGGAGCAGCGCGGGGGCGAGTACGACCTGGCCGCCGTCCGGCTCTGCTTCCAGGTGTGGGTGAGGGGCCCGGGGGGGCTGCGGCCCCTCCCCCCCgtcctgtcccagcccatcTACGACAACC gcgCCCCCAGCACGGCCGAGCTCCGGATCTGCCGCGTCAATCGCAACTCCGGGAGCTGCCGGGGCGGGGACgagattttcctgctgtgcGACAAGGTCCAGAAAG AGGACATCGAGGTTCGTTTCTGGGCCGAGGGCTGGGAGGCCAAGGGCTCGTTCGCGCAGGCCGACGTTCACCGCCAGGTCGCCATCGTGTTCCGCACGCCGCCCTTCCGGGACCCCGCGCTGCGCGCCCCGGTCACCGTGCGCATGGAGCTGCAGCGGCCCTCGGACCGGCAGCGCAGCGCGCCCGTCGACTTCCGCTACCTGCCCCACCAGG GGGACCTGCAGTGCATCGAGGAGAAGCGCAAGAGAACGCGGGAAACGTTCCGGTCCTTCGTGCAGCGCAGCCCCCTGCCCG CTCCGGCGTCCAGCGAGGCGCGGCCCCCCCGGCGCATCGCGGTGCCCTCGAGaccccccccggccccccagaacccccccagtGTGG ctccctccttctccttcgggggtccgggggggctcctgggggcCCCCCCCGAGCCGGAGCCCTTGGCCGAGgcgctgctgcagctgcaatttgaggaggggtccccgcagctcggggggggCGGCGGCTCGGGACCCCCCCTGGATTTGGGGGCGTTCCTGGGGGACCCCCCGATCCCCCCCCTGGACACCATCACCCCCTCCGAGGTTCAGCGCCTGCTgggcccccccgagcccccccccAGCTTCGGGGACCCCTCCCCGGATTTCGGGGGTCCCGGCTCGGACCTGGGGGCGCCCCCCCCGGATTTCGGGGGCCCCCCCATGCTGATGTCGTACCCCGAGGCCATCGCCCGGCTGgtgcagagccagagccagagccagccccccccccccgaaatggggctgggggcggagcTGGGGGCGCCCCCcgagctgggggggctgggggggggtcccgaggATTCGCTGCCCTCGCTGGGGGACCTGGACTTCAGCGCCTTCCTCAGCCAGTTCCCCTCGTCCtga
- the KAT5 gene encoding histone acetyltransferase KAT5 isoform X2, with translation MAEGEVSEGCRLPVLRRNQDNEDEWPLAEILSVKDISGRKLFYVHYIDFNKRLDEWVTHDRLDLKRVQVPRKEAKTPTKNGLPGSRPGSPDRDPKRKVEVVSPATPVPAPTETSQASVFPQNGSARRAVAAQPGRKRKSACLGTDEDSQDSSDGAPSAPRMTGSLVSDRSHDDIVTRMKNIECIELGRHRLKPWYFSPYPQELTGLPVLYLCEFCLKYGHSLRCLQRHLTKCDLRHPPGNEIYRKGTISFFEIDGRKNKSYSQNLCLLAKCFLDHKTLYYDTDPFLFYVMTEYDCKGFHIVGYFSKEKESTEDYNVACILTLPPYQRRGYGKLLIEFSYELSKVEGKTGTPEKPLSDLGLLSYRSYWSQTILEILMGLKAEAGERPQITINEISEITSIKKEDVISTLQYLNLINYYKGQYILTLSEDIVEGHERAMLKRLLRIDAKCLHFTPKDWSKRGKW, from the exons ATGGCGGAG GGGGAGGTGTCCGAGGGCTGCCGCCTGCCCGTGCTGCGCCGTAACCAGGACAACGAGGATGAGTGGC CGCTGGCCGAGATCCTGAGCGTGAAGGACATCAGCGGCAGGAAGCTGTTCTACGTGCACTACATCGACt ttAACAAGCGCCTGGACGAGTGGGTGACCCACGACCGGCTGGACCTCAAGAGGGTCCAGGTGCCCCGGAAAGAGGCCAAGACCCCAACCAAGAACGGCCTGCCCGGCTCCCGGCCCGGCTCCCCCGACAGGGACCCg AAGCGCAAGGTCGAGGTTGTGTCTCCGGCCACGCCCGTCCCCGCCCCCACCGAGACCTCGCAGGCGTCCGTGTtcccccag AACGGCTCCGCGCGCCGGGCGGTCGCAGCTCAGCCGGGCAGGAAGAGGAAATCGGCGTGTCTGGGGACAGACGAg gacTCTCAGGACTCGTCGGACGGGGCCCCCTCGGCGCCCAGGATGACGGGCAGCCTGGTGTCCGACCGCAGCCACGACGACATCGTCACCAGGATGAAGAACATCGAGTGCATCGAGCTGGGCCGGCACCGCCTCAAGCCCTGGTACTTCTCGCCCTACCCCCAGGAGCTGACGGGGCTGCCCGTGCTCTACCTGTGCGAGTTCTGCCTCAAGTACGGCCACAGCCTGCGCTGCCTGCAGAGGCACCTG accaAGTGTGACCTGCGGCACCCCCCCGGTAACGAGATCTACCGCAAGGGCACCATCTCCTTCTTCGAGATCGACGGCCGCAAGAACAAg agtTATTCCCAGAATCTTTGCCTCCTGGCCAAGTGTTTCCTGGACCACAAAACGCTTTACTACGACACCGACCCCTTCCTGTTCTACGTCATGACCGAGTACGACTGCAAAGGTTTCCACATCGTGGGCTACTTCTCCAAg gagaaggaatCCACCGAGGATTACAACGTGGCCTGCATCCTGACCCTGCCCCCGTACCAGCGCCGGGGCTACGGCAAACTGCTCATCGAGTTCA GTTACGAGCTCTCCAAGGTGGAGGGGAAGACGGGCACCCCCGAGAAGCCGCTCTcggacctggggctgctctcgTACCGCAGTTACTGGTCCCAGACCATCCTGGAGATCCTCATGGGGCTCAAGGCCGAGGCGGGAGAGCGGCCCCAGATCACCATCAA tgAGATCAGCGAGATCACCAGCATCAAGAAGGAGGACGTGATCTCCACGCTGCAGTACCTGAACCTCATCAACTACTACAAG GGCCAGTACATCCTGACGCTCTCCGAGGACATCGT
- the KAT5 gene encoding histone acetyltransferase KAT5 isoform X1, with the protein MAEGEVSEGCRLPVLRRNQDNEDEWPLAEILSVKDISGRKLFYVHYIDFNKRLDEWVTHDRLDLKRVQVPRKEAKTPTKNGLPGSRPGSPDRDPRKSLELALPVAPASGKSLPGPPGPPAGPPGPPGPPGPPGPPGPPGPITLRFHLPKESEAEPPPGPQRPTKRKVEVVSPATPVPAPTETSQASVFPQNGSARRAVAAQPGRKRKSACLGTDEDSQDSSDGAPSAPRMTGSLVSDRSHDDIVTRMKNIECIELGRHRLKPWYFSPYPQELTGLPVLYLCEFCLKYGHSLRCLQRHLTKCDLRHPPGNEIYRKGTISFFEIDGRKNKSYSQNLCLLAKCFLDHKTLYYDTDPFLFYVMTEYDCKGFHIVGYFSKEKESTEDYNVACILTLPPYQRRGYGKLLIEFSYELSKVEGKTGTPEKPLSDLGLLSYRSYWSQTILEILMGLKAEAGERPQITINEISEITSIKKEDVISTLQYLNLINYYKGQYILTLSEDIVEGHERAMLKRLLRIDAKCLHFTPKDWSKRGKW; encoded by the exons ATGGCGGAG GGGGAGGTGTCCGAGGGCTGCCGCCTGCCCGTGCTGCGCCGTAACCAGGACAACGAGGATGAGTGGC CGCTGGCCGAGATCCTGAGCGTGAAGGACATCAGCGGCAGGAAGCTGTTCTACGTGCACTACATCGACt ttAACAAGCGCCTGGACGAGTGGGTGACCCACGACCGGCTGGACCTCAAGAGGGTCCAGGTGCCCCGGAAAGAGGCCAAGACCCCAACCAAGAACGGCCTGCCCGGCTCCCGGCCCGGCTCCCCCGACAGGGACCCg AGgaagagcctggagctggcGCTGCCGGTGGCCCCAGCCAGCGGGAAGAGTTTGCCAGGGCCACCGGGGCCACCGGCGGGGCCACCggggccaccagggccaccggggccaccagggccaccagggccaccgGGGCCCATCACGCTCCGCTTTCACCTGCCCAAGGAGAGCGAGGCCGAGCCCCCCCCGGGCCCCCAGCGCCCCACG AAGCGCAAGGTCGAGGTTGTGTCTCCGGCCACGCCCGTCCCCGCCCCCACCGAGACCTCGCAGGCGTCCGTGTtcccccag AACGGCTCCGCGCGCCGGGCGGTCGCAGCTCAGCCGGGCAGGAAGAGGAAATCGGCGTGTCTGGGGACAGACGAg gacTCTCAGGACTCGTCGGACGGGGCCCCCTCGGCGCCCAGGATGACGGGCAGCCTGGTGTCCGACCGCAGCCACGACGACATCGTCACCAGGATGAAGAACATCGAGTGCATCGAGCTGGGCCGGCACCGCCTCAAGCCCTGGTACTTCTCGCCCTACCCCCAGGAGCTGACGGGGCTGCCCGTGCTCTACCTGTGCGAGTTCTGCCTCAAGTACGGCCACAGCCTGCGCTGCCTGCAGAGGCACCTG accaAGTGTGACCTGCGGCACCCCCCCGGTAACGAGATCTACCGCAAGGGCACCATCTCCTTCTTCGAGATCGACGGCCGCAAGAACAAg agtTATTCCCAGAATCTTTGCCTCCTGGCCAAGTGTTTCCTGGACCACAAAACGCTTTACTACGACACCGACCCCTTCCTGTTCTACGTCATGACCGAGTACGACTGCAAAGGTTTCCACATCGTGGGCTACTTCTCCAAg gagaaggaatCCACCGAGGATTACAACGTGGCCTGCATCCTGACCCTGCCCCCGTACCAGCGCCGGGGCTACGGCAAACTGCTCATCGAGTTCA GTTACGAGCTCTCCAAGGTGGAGGGGAAGACGGGCACCCCCGAGAAGCCGCTCTcggacctggggctgctctcgTACCGCAGTTACTGGTCCCAGACCATCCTGGAGATCCTCATGGGGCTCAAGGCCGAGGCGGGAGAGCGGCCCCAGATCACCATCAA tgAGATCAGCGAGATCACCAGCATCAAGAAGGAGGACGTGATCTCCACGCTGCAGTACCTGAACCTCATCAACTACTACAAG GGCCAGTACATCCTGACGCTCTCCGAGGACATCGT